In a single window of the Polynucleobacter sp. MWH-UH24A genome:
- a CDS encoding TRAP transporter substrate-binding protein — protein sequence MTRRSFIQKSGALALAGSSTLLAPAVHAQSDTVRWRCASSFPKSVDTLYGTAELIARRVGQITGGKFQISVHPAGEIVPPLQVLDAVEKGTIECNHTAPYYYIGKDPAWAFGTCIPFGFNTRQYNAWWIHGDGEKIFNEFARQFGVINFLAGNTGTQMAGWFKKEIKTVDDLKGLKFRTGGMGGQVLTKLGVVTQQLPAGEIYSALEKGTIDAAEFTVPYDDEKLGLNKIAKYYYYPGWNEGSAVLAFQVNAKAWDALPESYKMAIQAATAEANTWMQAKYDALNPNALRRLVQGGAILRAYPQSVMDACFKANQELLEETSAKSPAFKRILSQMRPFQRDQQAWFRVAEASYDTFMSRQKL from the coding sequence ATGACACGACGTTCATTCATTCAAAAATCGGGTGCCCTGGCGCTTGCAGGCAGTTCAACCCTATTAGCACCAGCAGTCCATGCGCAATCGGATACGGTTCGTTGGCGCTGCGCATCTAGCTTTCCAAAAAGTGTTGATACCTTATATGGTACTGCCGAGCTTATCGCCCGCCGTGTTGGTCAAATTACGGGGGGTAAATTTCAGATTAGCGTTCACCCTGCCGGGGAGATAGTGCCCCCGCTCCAAGTATTGGATGCGGTTGAAAAAGGGACTATTGAATGCAATCACACGGCGCCCTACTACTATATTGGCAAAGATCCTGCCTGGGCCTTTGGTACCTGCATCCCATTTGGTTTTAATACCCGCCAGTACAACGCATGGTGGATACATGGCGATGGTGAAAAAATATTTAATGAGTTTGCACGTCAATTTGGCGTGATTAATTTCTTGGCAGGAAATACTGGAACCCAAATGGCAGGCTGGTTTAAAAAAGAGATTAAAACGGTGGATGATCTCAAAGGCTTGAAGTTTAGAACTGGCGGAATGGGTGGTCAGGTACTAACCAAGCTAGGAGTTGTCACCCAACAATTACCCGCTGGTGAAATTTACTCGGCATTAGAAAAAGGGACGATTGATGCCGCTGAGTTCACAGTCCCCTATGACGATGAGAAACTCGGACTGAATAAAATTGCCAAGTATTACTACTATCCAGGCTGGAACGAGGGAAGCGCAGTATTAGCATTTCAGGTGAATGCAAAAGCATGGGACGCCCTTCCTGAGTCGTACAAAATGGCCATTCAGGCGGCCACTGCAGAAGCCAATACGTGGATGCAAGCCAAATACGATGCCCTCAACCCTAATGCCCTAAGGCGCCTAGTACAAGGGGGTGCCATCTTACGTGCTTATCCCCAAAGCGTGATGGATGCTTGCTTTAAAGCCAATCAGGAACTCTTAGAAGAAACCAGTGCCAAAAGTCCGGCGTTTAAACGCATTCTCTCGCAGATGCGTCCATTTCAACGCGATCAACAAGCATGGTTTAGGGTAGCCGAAGCTAGCTACGATACCTTTATGTCAAGGCAAAAGCTGTAA
- a CDS encoding TIGR02450 family Trp-rich protein, with protein MGSPDKAQKRPLSNKKLLLSKWTAVVPQNREKHFLVSRIHDPRDHAIPPGFVELEAVFTQRRFNIAIDDLLNSADWQIGWQSTIKERA; from the coding sequence ATGGGTTCACCAGACAAGGCGCAGAAGCGGCCTCTCTCTAATAAAAAACTATTACTTAGTAAGTGGACTGCCGTTGTACCCCAAAATCGAGAGAAGCATTTTCTGGTAAGCCGCATCCATGATCCTAGAGATCACGCAATACCACCAGGGTTTGTGGAGCTTGAAGCAGTATTTACCCAGCGGCGCTTTAATATTGCTATTGATGATTTGCTCAATTCAGCGGATTGGCAAATTGGGTGGCAATCAACCATTAAGGAGCGGGCATGA